The window GAGCAGGGGTTGTCGGGAGGACCCACTTTGCCCGCAAAGCGTCTGTGGTCAACATGCTGATGAAAATGGATGATAGCACACTGGAAGCGATATCGATATCCCAGAGGAAGCTCCTTTTGTCGAGATCTCTGTGTATCACCGCAATGCCAAGTTTGATGATGTGGGCAACGCAGCGCGGTATGAGCGTGTCGAGCGGGCTACTCGGAGCAAGCCAGGGGGGTATCGCTCTGTGACTGCTTGATTTCTCTTTGtgcttttcttccttttttttttggcttccTAGGTGCTTCCTGATGTGTGGGAGATGATAGGGGTCCAAGATTGCCAGCTGGAAACAGATGATGGAAGCTGGTGCAGCCCAACTGCGCGCACGGCTCAGACGGCTGCGGGATCATCACCGAAATGACTTCTTAGCAATGCTGCCTCGCACTCCCAATCATGCAATGTGACCATCCTTCTGCCACCTCTTTGCTTTTCCAACCCACTACCATCATGTTTCTTGTCGCTctcaccttcccctccagCTCTCCGCATTTCCGTTTCCTGCCAGAGTTTCCATTGCACGCACCTCCCCATTCTAGCTCCCACCTGAAAGAGATCCCAGGATGCAACACAAACACATCATATGATGGCTTcatccttccccttcttcgaGAATCTGCATCCCATATCCGGTTTCTGACGGCCTCAAACTGCacttctccccatcccaaaccgAAATCCTTCacgagaaggccaagaatcCCATTTGATGATTCCTTGCCTGCCCGAGAATTGGTACAACCAGCGATTACAAAAGAATCCATCATTGGTTCCTCCACCAAGCTGTGCACCCCGATGATGTGCAGATCCATATTGATATTTGCATCACTCCCACCAGTAATCAAGAGAGGCTGgacaccacctccctagGCTTTGCTGCACTCATCCCACGTTTTGTTGTCGCAACCCCAACTGTGAACCTTGATCGGAAAGCGGGGTCAATAGCGGCAATTGGGGTAACAGAGCCTCACCAGGCTGGGGGCATCGAGGTACTAATAGATGGCGATGACTCTCTTTCGACACGTATTTTGAAGAGAAAGACGACGCAACCAGACAGACAGAGACGAAGGCTGCCTTGGCTTATGAAGATGGCTGCTATCACTGCATCAGCTCCTGGTCGCATAGACTACTATGCACAGAGTTTGTGTCCCAGTATCACTACTTCAGCGACTTTCAAGAGAGGGACAGGGGAAACTCTACCTGGGTTCCCCTCTCAGTACGAGGGTGAGAGGGTGTGGACAGGATCCAAGTGGTTAGACCCCAACCTCGAGAAGAGTTACATCGTGCAGATCGACAAAGACGACTTGCTTGAGGTGGAGAGTGCTCTCCGCCATTTTCAAGGTAATGGAGTCATGAACCTCCCGGCCCCTTGACCTGTGTTGATGAAGCTGACAGAAAGTGGTCATCAGGTCTGAACGTGCCGCCTGGTCTTTTAAGTCGCGACactttccctctccccaaggGGCTGAGCCACAGGCTTCGGAAGGTATCTCAAGACTGCTACAATGGTCGTGGGTTTGCCATTGTTCGTGGTATCTCTCCTGATCGTTtcaccgacgaggagaaTGTGCTTGTCTTTGGCGGCATATCCTCGTACATCGCACCCACTCGCGGATTCCAAGATGTTCACCGTGAGCTCGTCACTTGCCATGTCCTGAGTGAGGATATGAGACCTGGCTCGAAGGAGCAGAATTTGAGACCTGCATTTACCAATGGCCGACTGGTGAGCCTCTGCTCCAGAACGTGAGAAGTAATTGGCTAACCCGATGAAGGCGTTCCATACCGACGTCGGCGATATTCTCGCTCTCCATACGCTGGGCGTATCCGATACAGGTGGTGAAACGATGATTGCCAGTGCTTGCCAAATCTACAACGAGATGGCAGAAAGTCGACATGATCTGATTCAAGAGCTTGCCCAAAACTGGGCTTTCTTCCAGTAAGTTGCGTTCTGGAATACTCCAGTTTGTTGCAATTTGCTGATATGAGAATAGCTCCCAGGACTACTACACCGACGGGACTCCTCTCCTGACGAACGCCCCGGGGGACAAGTTGGTGTTCCAGTTCTCAAGGCTGCCCATCACAGGCTTTCGAAGCCAGGGTGCGAACCCCACTCTCCCTCCGCCCAGTGAGAAGCGTCTTGAGGCCATGGCCAAGGTGGAAGAACTGGCGTGGAAGCATGCTTTCCCCTTGCCTCGGGAACCTGGAGATATGGCGTACATTAACAACTTGTGTCTGATGCATGCTCGCAGCGCCTTTGACGTGGACGAAGATGGAAACCCACTGCCCTCAAAGCGTCATCTCGTCAAGCTAATGCTGCAGGATCCAGAGTTGGCGTGGGAACTTCCTCAACATCTCGGCTGGTATCTGGAGCGTGTCTATGGCCCGAACCAAGAAGACGGGGGCAGGACTGAAAAATGGCAGCTCAGTGTGAAGGACGAATCATTGCCCGATGGTCGGATCTGGGCTGGCTCTGGAGCCCTCTCCAATGGCTAAGAGCATTCCCAAACTTTTCCCCTCTTAGTTGGTTGGTGTTATTGCCTCGTTGTCACTCCTTTCAGGATTCTTGTCCAGATGTTTGATGTTCATGGCTGCAGCCAGAATGATTACCATTGCCGCCAGTGAGCAAGGCACAACTTCCATATTAGGTATTAGCAGGACTTCCTTTGGTCTCTTAAGTATGGAGATGATAGGGTGGCAGCAAACTCAAGAGACAGTACTCACAGAATGCGGTGTGCATCCCATTTTCAAAAGCCACCAGAACTGCCGTGCGTGCACCTGCGTTGAGTCTCCTGACACTTTTCAAATCTCTCATGGCATCAAGAATGATTCTCTCCGTGGTCTTGGAATCACCCAGGCTGGAGCGAATGCCAATCTTTGCAACCGACCGAGTTATCGTAGACATGAGCGCCATGCCCAAGTCCGCTCCAAAAGTCTCGATGAGGTAGTACAATGCTAGTGTTTGGGGCCACCCTAAGATAGATATGTTAGCGCGTGAGGTTGTATGTCTGCAGACACGATAGGCAATACATTTCTTTTCCGTGCTCGACAAAGTAGCATAGAGCAGACAGCTCTGCCACAAACCAGTACTGAtaccaaaaacaacaagcaATGGCGCATGTTGCGCTACTTCGGGTTCTTTGACTCGTCAGCATTGGCATCTGTCCAAGAAAACAAGACATCACCTTACTAATTAATCGCATAGCAAACAGAGAGCAGCATGCTCCCAATGCCATGGCGTTTGCAAGCATGATACGCTGCACTGGGAGGATATTGTTCTTAATTAGGTACCCGCCAGAAATGGCACCGATGGGAAACCCAAGAAACACACAGGTCAAGGCCCAATCCTCAAACGATGGGCCACCGAAGGCGCGTACTTGGATGTAAGGTGGTATGATGAAAACAATCTAGGTCTCGTTAGCAGCTAGCCAGACTGGATAAGGTACGAAGCGAGTAATCACACCGAATTCAAAATGGAAATAACTCCAAACACTTGAAACAGGACACTCAGATACTTCTTCGTGAAAATTGGTGTCATGTCAATAACGGGGAAAGAGGCGATCTTGAGCTCGTATACCACGAACGTCACCATAAACAACGGACCGAGAATGAGGAGGGCCACTTCTAGAGGATCTGTCCAGCGGAGAATATTGTCGCCGAGCGTGAAGGCAACGAGAGGTGTGGTTACCGCCAAAATGAGCAAcagccaacctcctccatctgcgTGGGATGGCAACTGAGATGGATCGCCGTGCTTGAGCAAAGTGGACTGCGAGTACCGTGCGTGACAGGCAATCTTTTTAAATGACCAATGGAGCACTACCACTCCAGTGACGGCGAATAAGACCTCTAGGAGAAAGGCGCTGGTGGCCTGGTTAGCACGTGCCATACGACAAAAGGTTGCGTGAAAGTCGAGACACACGAATGCCAACCGAATGACCTGTACATCCAAGCACCTAGAGGCCCTGCTGCCATGCTAGTTCCCATTTCGATGCATGTAACAAAACTTTCCCAGATTGCGAGCTGTTTGACGCCAACAATTTCTACCCTTCGTCAGCACTTTCACTGTGTTCAGGTGTTGAATGACAGACCATTGATGACGATCATGGAGAGCAGAGTGATCCCTGATGAGCCAAAGCCCACGACAAATCTAGAGCCCAGGAGTTGCCAAAATGATGTGCTAATGGTGCTGTATGCCATGTCAGCGGTAGCTGAATCATATGCCtcagtaggtaggtaggcacaTACCAAAGGGTAAGCCCGAACGCGAATGATCCATAAGCAATGAACATCATCCGTTTGATCCCATGATATGCGAGAAAGTAAGAGTACTGTGATGACATCAGCTTCGTGGACCTGAAAATCTAATGCTAGGTTCAAATGAGTCACCACTGGCACAAAGATGGCTGAACATATCGACGCCGTAAGCATAACCCAGGATGCATCCTTGAAATGTTGAAGGTCAGAAGCTAGATTCAGTTTTTTTCGTCAGTAAGAGTTGTTCAAGGCTTGTTGTACGAAGACGCTCACCGAGACGGGAGTAGCTCGTGGCTAGAAACGCAATATCAAAAGCTTTCACAAAGATGCTTGACCGTGTTAAGAATGTTCGGTTGTGGTAAAGTTTGAAGATGCAAGGAGGAC is drawn from Podospora pseudocomata strain CBS 415.72m chromosome 1 map unlocalized CBS415.72m_1, whole genome shotgun sequence and contains these coding sequences:
- a CDS encoding uncharacterized protein (COG:S; EggNog:ENOG503P208); this encodes MKMAAITASAPGRIDYYAQSLCPSITTSATFKRGTGETLPGFPSQYEGERVWTGSKWLDPNLEKSYIVQIDKDDLLEVESALRHFQGLNVPPGLLSRDTFPLPKGLSHRLRKVSQDCYNGRGFAIVRGISPDRFTDEENVLVFGGISSYIAPTRGFQDVHRELVTCHVLSEDMRPGSKEQNLRPAFTNGRLAFHTDVGDILALHTLGVSDTGGETMIASACQIYNEMAESRHDLIQELAQNWAFFHSQDYYTDGTPLLTNAPGDKLVFQFSRLPITGFRSQGANPTLPPPSEKRLEAMAKVEELAWKHAFPLPREPGDMAYINNLCLMHARSAFDVDEDGNPLPSKRHLVKLMLQDPELAWELPQHLGWYLERVYGPNQEDGGRTEKWQLSVKDESLPDGRIWAGSGALSNG
- a CDS encoding uncharacterized protein (EggNog:ENOG503PTCD; COG:U); translated protein: MAATHHNARPEGTFLSAVADHAQIDETSSNNLNEQDPLLPLSSPRDEASTASENGLLWLMGPALLAGIFVKAFDIAFLATSYSRLASDLQHFKDASWVMLTASICSAIFVPVYSYFLAYHGIKRMMFIAYGSFAFGLTLCTISTSFWQLLGSRFVVGFGSSGITLLSMIVINEIVGVKQLAIWESFVTCIEMGTSMAAGPLGAWMYRSFGWHSAFLLEVLFAVTGVVVLHWSFKKIACHARYSQSTLLKHGDPSQLPSHADGGGWLLLILAVTTPLVAFTLGDNILRWTDPLEVALLILGPLFMVTFVVYELKIASFPVIDMTPIFTKKYLSVLFQVFGVISILNSIVFIIPPYIQVRAFGGPSFEDWALTCVFLGFPIGAISGGYLIKNNILPVQRIMLANAMALGACCSLFAMRLIKPEVAQHAPLLVVFGISTGLWQSCLLYATLSSTEKKWWPQTLALYYLIETFGADLGMALMSTITRSVAKIGIRSSLGDSKTTERIILDAMRDLKSVRRLNAGARTAVLVAFENGMHTAFFVPCSLAAMVIILAAAMNIKHLDKNPERSDNEAITPTN